The following nucleotide sequence is from Anabaena sphaerica FACHB-251.
TAATCGCATTTTAGCAACCCCCGTTACCAGTTCCCTAGATTTTCCCCATTGGGATAATTCAGCAATGGATGGTTATGCTGTGCGTTATGCAGATGTGCAGCAAGCAAGGGCTGACAAACCAACTGTTTTGGAAGTTGTGGAAGAAATTCCCGCTGGATATCAACCCCAAGTGACTATTAAACCCGGACAAGCAGCACGCATTTTCACCGGTGCGATGATGCCAGCAGGTGCAGATACTGTAGTCATGCAGGAAAAAACTCACCGACAGGAAAACCGCGTTTTTGTCTTTCTTGCACCTCAGCCGCAAGAGTTTGTTAGACACAAGGGAAATTTTTATCAAGCAGGACAGGAACTTTTACCCGCAGGTATTCCTTTAACTGCTGCCGAAATTGCAGTTTTAGCTGCGGCACAACGTGAGCAAGTCAGTGTTTTCCGTCGTCCTCGTGTAGCGATTCTTTCAAGTGGTAATGAGTTGGTGATGCCTGAACAGGTACTAAAACCAGGACAAATTGTAGATTCTAATCAGTATGCTTTGGCTACTTTGGTGCGGGAACTGGGGGCGGAAGTGTTACTGTTAGGAATTATTAAGGATGATCCGACGACTTTAAAAGAAATTATAGATTATGCGATCGCTAACGCTGATATAGTTATTTCTACTGGTGGTGTATCTGTAGGCGATTATGACTACATTGATAAAATCTTAGCATCTCTGGGTGGAAAGATTCACTTTCGCTCTGTACAAATGCGTCCGGGAAAACCTCTGACTTTTGCAACTTTCCCCAATTCACTATACTTTGGTTTACCAGGTAATCCTGTTTCTGCTTTGGTTACTTGCTGGCGGTTTGTACAACCGGCGATTAAAAAAATTGCGGGACTTTCTCAAGGTTGGGAATCGACATTTTTAAAAGTAAAATCGCAATCAGAATTACAATCTAATGGCAAGATGGAAACTTATATTCACGGTAAGTTACATCTGGTAAATGGTGTTTACCAATTCCACAAAAACCAGGGTAATGATAGTTCTGGAAATTTAATTAATTTAGCTCAAACTAATGCTTTGGCGATGTTACCGATGGGTAAAACGTTGGTTTATCCAGGGGAGGAAGTTTTCGTTTTGCAAATATAAAGGAACAGGGAATAGGGAATAGGGAGCAGGGAGAAATTATTTATTTGTATTTTCCCAGTCCCCAGTCACCAGTCCCCAGTCCCTAAGCTACTACTTTTTCCTTCTCTGGAACATAAGGTTTTTCTGCACCTTGGGCTAAATAAGCGGCTAATTGGCTTTCGATTTCATCACGGACAATTTGCCGATATTCCATAAAATGCTCGATGTGAGCGCAGGTAGAAACGTATTGTTCAATCACTTTAGGATTATGCTTGAGAATGCTAAAGAAGTGATGCCAGAATTTCCAACGGGTTTCTCTTTTAAAACCTTGTCGCCAAATCACTATTAACAAGGCTTTGATAACTATCCGTTCTGGTGTTTTCGCTGGTGCTGTCCATTGGGGAGAACCTAACATCAAGAAACAGCGATAGGTGCGGTCTAAATATGCTACTGGATCATATAAAGCACAGAAAGCTTCCACATATTCCCTAGCTAATTCTTCCAGCGGACGGGTAGGAATAAAATTCATCAATGTAGTTTGATTGATGTTCCCGTCTTTGTTTTCCCGCAGTCTTCCTTCTTTTTTCAAGCGATGCCATAGGGCTGTATTGGGTAACGCCTGTAACATAGCAAAGGTAGTGGAAGGAATAGCAGCTTGTTCGGCAAATCTAACAATGCGATCGCCAGCACCGGCTTTTTCACCATCAAAACCAATAATAAACCCAGCCATTGGCCGCAGTCCAGCTTTAATGATCGTTTCTACAGATTCAGTTAAAGAACTGCGAGTATTTTGGAATTTCTTAGTTAGTTGTAAACTATCTTCATCTGGTGTTTCAATACCCAAAAATACCGCTTTAAATCCGCAATCAACCATCAACTCCATCATCTCTTGATCTTGTGCTAAATCAATAGAAGCTTCTGTGTCAAAATTGAAGGGATATTGATGTTCTGCCATCCAGACTTTTAACTCTTTTAGCAACAATTTCACATTGCGTTTGTTGCCAATAAAGTTATCATCAACCATGAACACACCACGTCTCCAACCCAACTCATAGAGATAATCTAATTCTGCTAACAGTTGTGCAGGTGTTTTAGTTCTGGGTTTGCGTCCATATAATACAATGATGTCGCAAAATTCGCATTGGAAAGGACAACCCCGCGAAAACTGCACAGACATCATATCATAGGCATTAAATTCTAATAAATCAAAGCGGGGAATGGGTGTACTGGTAACATCAGGTTTTTCTGTAGCGCGGAAAACTCCAGATTTTTCACCCCGTTGTACAGCTTCCACAAACATGGGTAAGGTGATTTCCCCTTCATCTAAAATCAGGTAATCTGCACCTGCTGCTTCCACTTCATGGGGTGTAGATGTGGGGTATGGACCACCCAAAGCTACTAACTTACCACGTCTTTTCGCTTCCCGAATTTGATCTAGTAAATCTTGTTTTTGGACAATCATAGCCGAGAATATGACTATATCTGCCCATGCCCATTCTTCTTCTGTGGCAGCGCGGATGTTACGATCTACCAGTTTAAATTCCCATTCTTGGGGTAAGATTGCTGCAACTGTGACTAAACCCAATGGTGGTAATAGAACCTTTCTATCTACGAGTGCTAGGATTTTTTCATAGGACCAGAAGGTTTTGGGAAATATTGGATAAACTAGCAAGACACGCATAGTATCACCCCTCACGATTTATTTGTTATCTAACTGTAACTAAAATTAGGACTGATTGACGTTTTTATAAGTTGCCATGTTGTGTGTGAGAATAGGGAAACTGTCAGAATCAGGATGTCCAGGATTTAAGGATTTACAGGATGAAGACGGAATTTCATCAATAATTACGTATCAGTAATTACCTATTACCAGCCTCCACTAGATAATTAGGCACTTGGGTTAAGATAATTTTTTATGGATAGTACAAGTTGGGAAAATATTAAATCTAAGTATAAGCTAGGTCAGTTTGTTCTAAAATTCCTACTTTAGCTGGTTAAAATTGACTTTTTTCTCAATTTGTCTGCTGTATGTGATAATAGGTAAAGAATTTGTCTAGTTCAGGAGTCCCACAGTGCTGGCTCAATTAGATCGCATTACTGTTAATCCTAACGTTTGCCTCGGACAACCAACAATTCGGGGAATGCGTATTACTGTGGGCTTTGTCCTGAAATTGCTGGCTAGTAACCTTTCGGTTCAGGAAGTTTTAGCAGCTTATCCAGAATTAGAGGATGAAGATATCCGACAGGCTTTAAACTACGCTGCTTGGACTGTTTCAGATAAAATTGTAGGTATTCCTTCAGCATGAATCACCTTCGCTTTATTGCTGATGTGCATATTTCCCCTCTAACAGTTGCAGCACTAAAATTGAAGGGTTATGACATTTTGCGTTGTACAGATTTGCTCCCTAACACTGCTGCTGATATAGATATTTTGGAACTTGCAAGAGTTGAAGATCGAATTGTAATTACCCAAGATTTAGATTTTTCGATGTTGATAGCTGTTGGTAAGTATAACCAACCAAGTTTGGTTACATTGCGGTTATCTTCTGCAAAACCTGATGTAATCACACAAAGATTGTTGGAAGTTTTACCTCAGTTAGAGGAAGAACTTACTCAAGGTTCAGCCCTGACAATTGATGATAATTCTGTACGTATTCGTAAGCTTCCAATTCGTTAAAAATTTGAAGATAATGTTTGTAATTGCGTATACTTTTAGAAAAGTATCAAAAAGGTTAGTATAACACTTACATAGTGACGATATCCAGAGATTTTCTTGACATTATCTGCGTATTTTGTTATCGTAATAGCTATTATTATACTTTCACCACTTAAACCAATAACTATGTCGGAATACACAGATAAAGCGGAAGAAAAATCCCAGCAACATCAAAATTCAATTAATAGCGCAATAGATAAATTATTGAGCAAAGTCGAAGCTATAGAAGAAGCTCACTCATCCTTTATCCCACTCGCAAAAGAACGTCAAAAGCAACGAATGGAAAAATGTATGGTGGAATTGGAGGAAGGTTATAGTATTTTAAAGAAGAAAGATCAAAAGTATTTTGGTATTCAAAAAGTGCTTAATGCAGCCCAACAGTTCTCACAAACAGTTCATTCAGAGTTACCTTCAATAATAGAGTCTAGTTTATTTTTAGGGCTTTTTAGTGCTTTTGATACATTTACAGGAGAACTTTTAGGCGCAATATATACTAAGAAACCAGAGCTTTTTAGAAAAATGAATCGAACTGTTTCAATTGCAGATATTTTAGAATATAACTCATTCGATGAACTTAAAGTTAGTGTTTTGCAAGAGGAAATAGAAACCTTTAGAAGAAAAAGTTATGTAGAACAGTTTAAAGACTTAGAAAACGACTTCAAAATAACAACACTTAAAGGCTTCAAAAATTGGTCATATTTTGTTGAGTGTTCTCAGAGAAGGAACTTGATGACACATTGTGATGGAATTATAAGTGAACAATATATTAAAATTTGTGAGCAGGAAGGGTATGTTTTTAAGACTCCCGTTGAGATTGGAAAAAAGTTAAGATTAGGCGATGAATACTTTGCCCATTCATGTGAATTAATTATAGAAGTTGGACTGAAGCTAGGGCAAACATTATGGAGGAAAATATTTCCTAATGAAATTGAGCAAGCAGATGAACATCTTAATGAGGTAGTTTACAATCACCTAAGACCTGGAAAATGGGAACGCGCGAAAACCTTTAGTGAGTTCTTTATAGAGCAGAAGAATATATCGAATGATCTAAATAGGAAAATCGCTCTTGTTAATCGTGCAATTGCTCTGAAATTTGGAGGTGAGAATGAAAAAGCAGTAAAAGTATTAAGTACAGTTGATTGGTCTGCAACGATCAACGAATTTAAACTAGCTGAATCTGTATTATTAGACCGATATGATGAAGCTGTTTGCATTATGAAAAAAATAAATAAAGAAGGTGAGATCATTAAGGAGGAATCTTATTACGATTGGCCGCTATTCATGGATTTTAGAGAAAGTCAGGAGTTTCTTACTTCTTATAGAGAGATATACAATAAAGATTTCATAGAAGAACTTCAGAAAAGA
It contains:
- the glp gene encoding gephyrin-like molybdotransferase Glp; translation: MLSVRDAEATILNSIQPLDNQQDIEFVDLLMANNRILATPVTSSLDFPHWDNSAMDGYAVRYADVQQARADKPTVLEVVEEIPAGYQPQVTIKPGQAARIFTGAMMPAGADTVVMQEKTHRQENRVFVFLAPQPQEFVRHKGNFYQAGQELLPAGIPLTAAEIAVLAAAQREQVSVFRRPRVAILSSGNELVMPEQVLKPGQIVDSNQYALATLVRELGAEVLLLGIIKDDPTTLKEIIDYAIANADIVISTGGVSVGDYDYIDKILASLGGKIHFRSVQMRPGKPLTFATFPNSLYFGLPGNPVSALVTCWRFVQPAIKKIAGLSQGWESTFLKVKSQSELQSNGKMETYIHGKLHLVNGVYQFHKNQGNDSSGNLINLAQTNALAMLPMGKTLVYPGEEVFVLQI
- a CDS encoding B12-binding domain-containing radical SAM protein, which produces MRVLLVYPIFPKTFWSYEKILALVDRKVLLPPLGLVTVAAILPQEWEFKLVDRNIRAATEEEWAWADIVIFSAMIVQKQDLLDQIREAKRRGKLVALGGPYPTSTPHEVEAAGADYLILDEGEITLPMFVEAVQRGEKSGVFRATEKPDVTSTPIPRFDLLEFNAYDMMSVQFSRGCPFQCEFCDIIVLYGRKPRTKTPAQLLAELDYLYELGWRRGVFMVDDNFIGNKRNVKLLLKELKVWMAEHQYPFNFDTEASIDLAQDQEMMELMVDCGFKAVFLGIETPDEDSLQLTKKFQNTRSSLTESVETIIKAGLRPMAGFIIGFDGEKAGAGDRIVRFAEQAAIPSTTFAMLQALPNTALWHRLKKEGRLRENKDGNINQTTLMNFIPTRPLEELAREYVEAFCALYDPVAYLDRTYRCFLMLGSPQWTAPAKTPERIVIKALLIVIWRQGFKRETRWKFWHHFFSILKHNPKVIEQYVSTCAHIEHFMEYRQIVRDEIESQLAAYLAQGAEKPYVPEKEKVVA
- a CDS encoding DUF433 domain-containing protein — translated: MLAQLDRITVNPNVCLGQPTIRGMRITVGFVLKLLASNLSVQEVLAAYPELEDEDIRQALNYAAWTVSDKIVGIPSA
- a CDS encoding DUF5615 family PIN-like protein — protein: MNHLRFIADVHISPLTVAALKLKGYDILRCTDLLPNTAADIDILELARVEDRIVITQDLDFSMLIAVGKYNQPSLVTLRLSSAKPDVITQRLLEVLPQLEEELTQGSALTIDDNSVRIRKLPIR